The DNA sequence tgtacttcagctttggAAGACCTCGAACCAAatcatgagaagatatcttccgaagaatatccatgtgaacatggcctagacgtcgatgccaaagattctgctgatcttgaacagtagcaagacaaatttcctcttgtgttcatcaaaatctaacacgaaaatatttccttttcttttggcaactaaagcaaactcgttagtcttagtaccaatataacatacatctttatcgaacttaaccttatgaccagcatcagtaagttgacttacactaatgagattatatttcaaaccatcaactaaacgaacattagaaatggcaaacctgtcattaccaatggtgccttttccagtaattctgacggtgtttgaatctccaagagtaactaagccaccttccttggcaactagagatagaaacttggatttatcacctgtcatgtgacgtgaacaaccactgtcgatgatccatttatttcgcgaaacatggaccttcaaacagacctgcaagaattgctttatctcttaggtacccacttaaccttgggtcctggttggttagtatcataaatcttatataaatgtctatctgatttcttaatccacatctgaacgatattaacagaagtattagcagatttatatctagtagacgattcataagatgagttagaggagtggcccttgataccacataatctagattcagCTGTAGGATGACCAGCtttgccacaatctcgacatttctcataaggcatcttatatttcataggagctcgcttataccctccttgaaatgcacgtttcttgattgattcacatcctaaacctcctttatcaagagaagatttttgttctccaagaagagcattcaaagttccttctccatgGAAACATTTAGCTAAATCCTTTTCTAGCTGTTCGACTTTCTGCTTTAATTCAGGAACTAAGGGATCAGGAGCATTGTCTTCTTTAACGGTTTCTGGATCAACAGATATTGACTCTTTCTTCAAGGCTTCAAGGCATACATCCttcatctcaatctcatttttgagatattgattttcttcagtaagttttgagACCCTTTCAAGCAAAGATTTGTTTTCAGCAACTAGGGCTTCTTCCTTCATGGggtcatccatttcactaagaacttcacttaatGCTTGCTTTAAATAAGCATTATTTTCTTTCAACTTCTTAACCTGGACCTGCAAATTTAAAATAGATGAAGATATATTTGAGTTATACTTAATGTTCTATACCTCATCATTGTCATTGGAGTTGTCCTCTAGTCCAGCAAAgcaaagttgagcaacttcatcatctgaatcgatctccacgtcagattcatcatcactccaagtaattaatgccttctttttATTCTTTAGCTTGTAGCAGTCCTTTTTgaagtgccctttctttccacactcaaaacaagtatccttgctttgattcattttaacctccttgctcggattagatttgaagtctTTCTTTGGAAACTGGGACTTCATAGGTCGTTTGGAGgcattccgtttggcaagaaatttatgaaacttctttgttagaagagcaatctcttcatcagaatcatcaggagattcgtctgcatctgcattaagtgcCAGAGTTTTCTTGCGAGGAGctttatcttcttcatcatatctgcgtagctgattttcgaattcttccaattcactgaacagtgttaAAGTATCCATAGTCGAAAGTAGTGTTGAATCCTGTAGAATGGTAACTtttggagcaaacttctttggcattgctctgaggattttcctattgatctcagattgaggaatgatcaTTTCCAGAAGTGAGTGGAGTTCATCAATGTCAGAAATCTCCCATGAGCATCTCgcacgctttcatctctttccaacctgaaaccttcatagtcactcattagcatacttaattttacttcacgtaccttagacgtgccttcgtggctgactttgatcgtatcccaaatctgcttggcagtagtacatgctgaaacttttcttaattctgtagctaccatgtcattgagaagtgagttcatagctttagcattggaattcattgcgttcacttcttcgggagaaagatccttgagagattttggcttcccttctttcataggaattgtgaaaccattttctacagcatcccattcgaatgcatcacgctggagaaagatctccatccgaaacttccagtcaatgtagttttcagcaccatgaagcagtggtggataattgtttgaatacctatctggttgagtcatggatcgctagcaaaataaacactaaaaagagaattaaatgcacctgctctgataccaaataaaattcgatggctcgataaatacaataatattctaactgtcaagacaaatgggacagtctcttatgcaaatgggtcagtccctttacaaatgagacagggtatgggacagtctcttttaactgcagaaaataaattactgaaatataaatgcagtaataaagaaattaaacaatgcagaacaccaagagttttcatttggttcggcccctacacctagtctatggcctacatccaagtccccatgccaactagcatagagaatgtattatatccacttaaaacaaagtacttacaaactttccttgattacaaacttggcccacttgaaagaaacctttccttaacacacagctacctagcacaaaGCTACTTGACCTTCCTATTGTAATCAAactcccacaacccgggacaagtgatataatacacGATTCAGTTACAAGAATATAATgtgaaagtttacaactcaaactaggtttcTTGTTTTCTGGATATATATCTCTCGGGTATAGAACGAGAAAGtgatttcagatgatgaaagattGACGTGAAAGCGTTCGCCacaaatctgaaatgaagagttgtatttataagcaaagttctaacagatttattttcaaacacaagataaggttggaagataagtttgtttgaaaatatttgaatgaaactttgaaactaatctgttagtacgttgaaaaagataaatcaagtaaagataagggttgagagatttaaacttgatttataagatagggtttgtttgagataaggtttatccagataaacaagatttacacaaaaccctaacaaacctaAACCTGAGAAATAGTctcctgcaaaatctgaatcaaCTGCATTCTGCAATATCTGAACTCTATTATTCTGTTGCGTTGAATTCTGGAAACCCTGTAATCCAACATTTAGTTTCTGTTCTGAAACAAAACTTACAGCTGGCTCGCCTCTCCAGAGCTGAAAATGGACCTCCCATCAGTTATAATAGCAGGCTTTGATTATGAACATCGAGATTTGTACATGTCTGCAGCTGCTTGACTATGTCAAAACAAATTATATTACGGTTAATCGACCCAAATTCTAGTAAAACAAGGATATATGAAGATGCCCTTACATACAACATATGAGACTAAGTATATCTGTTGTCTGCTGAGCCTTTCGTATTCTGAAATATAAAGGGTTCTCCACGAAAGAGTTGCATTAGGACATGGATCGTTACACTGACCTCCAAGATCAAGAAtttcaaattgttgtttcttgtttTTTTCATCAATGTAAAAAGAGAACACATAATATGAATTAGTAGAAGAAAATTGAAAGATGCACATAGCAGGCACTGTCTTATGTGGATCAGGAAGATCAAGTATGCACTTGGGTGATGGATAAATTAAGCGATATGTGGCTGCTGACATGTCAGAGGCTACTAAGGATGGTCTTTCGACTAGCAAAAACCCCGAACGAATACATCCTAGAAGCCTGAAATTTTCTTTCATCATGGAAGGCTTTCACTTTTAATATAGTGAACACTACGACGTTCATCATGTGCCGCATGCACGCCTACAAATTGTTTGTTGTTAATTGTAGCATGCCATAACTTGCACACAGATTTATATCTCAACAAATTCTTAACTTCCAGCCAGCTTAAGATCTCTGACAAGATTCCTTCAGAAAAAAAGAATTCAGCTTCTTTAACCTGATCAGAACTTTGTTTATTTATCCTTTTTGTTTTTTTACCTCCACTCGTGTCGTGTTAAAGTAAGGAATTGACTTCAGACAGTTGCGCGTAATACCTTTAAAGCTTGTGGTGAAGCTTATCTTAAGAATGATGCTTCAATGGAATCGGGTGTTTATTGTGTGAATTTATAAACATATATAGGCGCAGTGTTGAATGAATTTTAATTTTAACTCGATATCGAAATTATAATCCAAGTATGAATAAGATTTACAAGTCAAGAAAGGTGATTACACTTCGTAGACTTCATTCCTTTTAGTTATTTTGGCATGTTATCAATTTTTTGATCAATTAACTTTGTAATTAAAAGTTATCCTTTTCAAACTGAAGTAAGGATTTAAGTACATGACTCTATATATTCTTGATCGGAGAACATGGAGAAGTTCTGAGCGCCTGAAAAATCATATTATTATTGATACATGGAGGACCTGAACGCGGATTGTTTGATAAATATTTTCCTGAGGCTGGACCTAGAATCAATGGTAAACATACCATTTGTATGTAAAACATGGTACCAAGCAGTTCAGGATCAATCGTGTTTGACGAAAACTTGATTTTTCTGATTTCGGATCAAGATTGTGGCAACGAGTTAGATGCTCTGACCGAATTAGACTGGTGAAATTTGTTGTCAAGTTTAGCCAAAGGTGTGCCGCATCACTTGTGCTCTGGAACTATTGTACCAGAGAGGAGCTCATCTATGTTTCAGCGGAGTGAGTATTTCTTAGAACTTGAATCATATAAACTCTGAGTTGCAGAAAATTAAATATTTACTTTTTTATATCTTTAATTGTCAACCCCTTCACTATTTTTTCTGTAAAATTTCTTAAAAGTCGGATCTTTATTGAAATATCGTCTCTAGAAGTAGGTCTGTTTATTAGATTAACTGATTTGGATTAATGCAATCTAAAACCAATTTATTGATTTCTGTTCTAGATGCCCTGCTTTGAAGACGTTGGTGCTGCCTACATATATTTGCGGTGACAGTGCAGACATGATTTTAAGCTTCATAGGCAAATGGAAGAATCTGGGATTCCTGAGACTTAAAAATGGCTACCACTGTACCCCAGAACTTATTAAGCATATCAGCATTTATTTGCCTAATTTTATTGGTCTGCGTCTTGAAGGAGGCTACATATCTGAAGATATAGTATCCGCAATAGTGTCACTACTTCCAAAACTCATGTGTTTGACAATAAATCAGGCCACATTTGAAAAGAGAAACCTGTTATTAAAATTGAAGGGTTGCAAAGAACTTGTGCTTCTTGATGTGCGCAACTGCTCTGGATTTGATGAGGACGATGAAGAGATTCTTAAGCTTTCTTCCAACATCAAAAATTTTCAATGTGATGGTTCAACTTCAGGGTATTCACTATCCAAGAATAGAGAAAACACAAGGAGATCCTAACGATTTTTATTACCAACAATTTACAGAGTGATGGTTCTGCATCCGAGGATCCTGTTTATTATTATTCTGACCGTTAAATGTGTGTGTTTTTGTTTAGGAAGATATTATGATTGGAAGAAAAGTATGCATGTGAGTGTAAAGTAGAATATCGGAATGTTACAGCAGGCAGTTGAGGTATATGCTGTCTGCTATATGTGCTTCCGAGTTAATCTCTATTTTGAACTCATATAATTTAGTCATTTGTGAGATTGTTTATTTCTGCACTGAAAATGTGTGTCAATATCACTTATATTCATTATAAACTTACCAAGGCAGCAAGGCTATATACCAAGTTCTGCTGTAGAAAAATGCTATTCCTTTTTACCCTGTTTATTCATAGCCGAGTCTAATTTTGACGCCTGTTCTGTATTTTTCTTTGTTCCTTGAAATTCCTAAGCATCAGATTCAGCACTACCTATATAAAACTTACCTGCATGGAATTACCTGGGTAGACGCAATTTCTTCCTGTCAATTTAACCTAAATGCTTAAAGGAAATGCTGCAATACTTGGCAGTTGGCACCAACCGACTGTAATAACTTGGTTCAAATTTTTAATCCTTTAACAAAATTACAATATTAATCCTTTGATTACTTCAAATACAACTGCAATTGAAAAATGCAGCTGGCATCAAGCTATCCTGATCAGTAGATACCTAACCTTGTACCAATAAATTAGTCATTACACCTTGAACATACTATAAAAAGGATGATTTTCCACCAGTTAAAATCATGTATGACAACAATCTAGATACCTGACCTTTTTCTTTAAGTGTCGAGACTTTCAGCTTGGGCATAATATAATGAAACTGGCATACAGATTTTACAACTCAACAAAGACTTCACTTCCAACCAGCTCAAGATCTCCGACAAGATTCCTTAAAAAGGAGTTCTGCAACCAGATCAGACCTCTGTTTTTTCATCTTTTAGCTTATTTTTACATTTTACGTTGTTGGAATAGCCATAATAGGCAACTACTTGATCAGTTGAAACTAGAGCTGCCTGAAGATTAAAGTTTGATTGTGTGTTAAACCAAACACTAACAAATAATTAATTTATAGGCCCAGTGAGGAAATCAATATTAAATCAGATCGGATAATAAGTAATTCTATTTAAGATATAAATAAGGAAATACAAATTTAGAACCAAGTCTTTTCAAAATGCAAACCAAACTTAAATCACTCTTTTGGTGTGGAAGGGACATAAGAATTACAAGAAAACAATTGCTGTCCCTGACATGAACTATGCAGAGTTTTGTACAAATTCAATACCTCAACATGCTAAAAGAATTAGCCCACTGAGAAAATACAAAAGACAATGTATCAATAAGTAATGTAGACAGTAAATTCCACCAATGTCTCGAGTCCATCAGTTGTTTGATGATTGACTATTGGAAGTGTCTTAATAACTGCGAATCCTTTTGCATTCACATACTTCCCGGTTCCACCCATAATAGCTAGCTGAGACTCGGAGACTACAGTCCGATGAACCCCGAAAAAGCTAAGGCTATCTGCATAACCTCCCTCCTCAAACATAGCTGTAAATGCCATAGTTTGGCTATTACCATCTTCAGAGCTAACAACATAAAACCCTTGTGCCTTCCCGACCAATCCAGACCCTAGCTCGTGGCCTTCAGTCAGTTCATCATCCATCACTGTCACGGTTCCGAACATGAGCTTCTGAAGAGCCGAACCAACTGGGAGTTGGGCCCCGGGAAACCCAAATCCATTGTTATTGTTGTTGCCATTATTTGTGAGCACATTTGATTTGCTTCCAGCAAGGCCAGTGAGGAATGGAATGTTGTTATTGTCTATCAGTCCGTTGTTGCCACTGTTTCCTGGTACTCCATTGTTGAGTGGGAAGTTTGCAACATTTGGCTTGGCAAATGGGATTTGACCATTGAGAGCTGGATTTGTGACTACTCCGGTGATGGCTCGAGCAGAGGGATTTGTCCCTCCTAAAATGTCATGCATGAAAAATGACAGAGTGTGGTGGGAATCAGTACCAGGGGCTGTTGGCGTGGAAACTGGTCCTGTATTGGCAACTGGTTCCTCAGCTGGTGTCTCCGGGGGAACAAcaggtgacacagattcttcatCGAGAAGTCTATATGATGAAACAGAAGCAAGGAATAGTGTGAAGAGGACTAAGCATAAGGTGAGCTTGGTTTTTAAAGAAGAGAATTGTGAGATTGCCATGTTATTAATCtgagaggaaaggaggaaagatGATATCGGGGGATGTCTG is a window from the Apium graveolens cultivar Ventura chromosome 1, ASM990537v1, whole genome shotgun sequence genome containing:
- the LOC141663885 gene encoding dirigent protein 25-like, with translation MAISQFSSLKTKLTLCLVLFTLFLASVSSYRLLDEESVSPVVPPETPAEEPVANTGPVSTPTAPGTDSHHTLSFFMHDILGGTNPSARAITGVVTNPALNGQIPFAKPNVANFPLNNGVPGNSGNNGLIDNNNIPFLTGLAGSKSNVLTNNGNNNNNGFGFPGAQLPVGSALQKLMFGTVTVMDDELTEGHELGSGLVGKAQGFYVVSSEDGNSQTMAFTAMFEEGGYADSLSFFGVHRTVVSESQLAIMGGTGKYVNAKGFAVIKTLPIVNHQTTDGLETLVEFTVYITY